Proteins encoded within one genomic window of Desulfatiglans sp.:
- a CDS encoding diguanylate cyclase yields MISNTGKDEEALKELLSTDQYKITSAPLNMGIEKALSEDGPALIIVDYDLIGEKAHIFYRFQQKKSRACIIFYGQDIASEELNMMLQQGIYAYIPKRFFADRLKETIIGGLENRRAFIEILGMMGSLKELNIRLEEETASLKKRNRELSFINILSSEISYEAGWANILQRMIDAGLPRAVEYTLFGLLYRMGSHWKLAMHAGTGISPENSRLISDIIHRVNSDYSQEIPETGMDLDYIPINRPGVTSCEQIDITPLRLSDETLGFMMFSGGQAANKSEEPVMKQTLRNMLSLSLKNAQEYYNLKEASVTDSLTGVYNRKGLFDFLEKELPRADRYKKPVSLILTDMDDFKGINDTMGHQAGDYVLKEYASILKKSFRLPDIVTRFGGDEFAILLPETGLKEAHAIMQRVIEALDKHTFEWGLTRFKINISYGISNNDELINHNDQDALIGLSDARLYEHKTVRFKKVSPY; encoded by the coding sequence TTGATAAGTAACACAGGCAAGGATGAGGAGGCGCTTAAAGAGCTCCTCAGCACAGATCAATATAAGATTACCAGCGCCCCCCTTAACATGGGGATAGAAAAGGCATTAAGTGAAGATGGCCCTGCCCTGATCATTGTGGATTATGACCTGATAGGGGAAAAGGCCCATATTTTCTACAGGTTCCAGCAAAAAAAATCCAGGGCATGCATCATTTTTTATGGGCAGGATATTGCATCAGAGGAGCTTAACATGATGCTGCAACAGGGTATCTATGCCTATATCCCGAAGAGGTTTTTTGCTGATCGCCTGAAGGAAACAATTATCGGGGGGCTTGAAAACAGGCGCGCCTTCATAGAGATACTTGGGATGATGGGCAGCCTTAAGGAACTAAATATAAGGCTTGAAGAGGAAACAGCATCACTCAAGAAGAGAAACCGGGAGTTGAGCTTTATAAATATCTTAAGCAGTGAGATATCCTATGAGGCGGGCTGGGCAAATATCTTACAGAGAATGATAGATGCAGGGCTCCCGCGGGCAGTGGAATACACCCTCTTTGGCCTTTTATACAGGATGGGTTCACACTGGAAACTTGCCATGCATGCGGGCACAGGAATCAGTCCTGAGAATAGCAGGCTTATTTCTGATATCATTCACAGAGTAAATTCCGACTACAGTCAGGAGATACCTGAAACCGGCATGGACTTGGACTATATCCCCATTAATAGACCTGGGGTTACCTCATGTGAACAGATTGATATCACCCCTCTTCGTCTTTCAGACGAAACCCTTGGTTTTATGATGTTTAGCGGGGGACAAGCAGCAAACAAAAGTGAAGAGCCTGTCATGAAACAAACGCTAAGAAATATGCTCTCCCTTTCGCTCAAAAATGCTCAGGAGTATTACAATTTGAAAGAGGCATCTGTAACAGACAGCCTTACAGGAGTCTATAACCGCAAAGGTCTATTTGATTTTCTTGAAAAGGAGCTCCCAAGGGCAGACCGGTATAAAAAGCCAGTCTCTCTGATTCTCACAGATATGGACGATTTTAAAGGCATAAATGATACGATGGGCCATCAGGCAGGCGATTATGTCCTAAAAGAATATGCCTCCATACTTAAAAAATCATTTCGTCTGCCAGATATAGTAACCCGCTTCGGGGGTGATGAATTTGCTATCCTTCTACCTGAAACAGGGCTCAAAGAGGCCCATGCCATCATGCAGAGGGTGATAGAGGCACTGGATAAGCATACCTTTGAATGGGGCTTAACGAGATTCAAAATAAATATCAGTTATGGGATATCTAACAACGATGAGTTGATAAACCACAATGATCAGGATGCACTCATCGGGCTATCTGATGCAAGACTCTATGAACATAAAACGGTCAGGTTCAAAAAGGTTTCACCATATTAA
- a CDS encoding glucose-6-phosphate isomerase has translation MTSINISEYNENNTIKKQIDRGKGLSIDSDKFREGNRISIDITNIFNAPGDNDIKKDDIESIISDVATAHRMLLANKGDIMDNNIPMTGWVDLPVNISADHIERIKALVKKISPKIDAFVSLGIGGSYLGVEATIKALTHNHFNQLTREARGNAPEIYFLGQNMDPDYFRDTLDMLDGKRIAVNVISKSGTTTETAIAFRIIRRLMEKNKGKEADSFIIATTDKLKGALKNLADKKGYETFVVPDDIGGRFSVLSDVGLIGLAMANIDIEEFIAGFKSMREITHTDDFWKNPALVHAAVRHAAWLKGKKIEVIATNSNSLMPVARWMEQLFPESEGHRGHGMWLSTSLYSEKLHANGQMVQDGERNILETFLLLERHDNSIDIPGDADNIDGLNYLSDRGLDMNFINRKVIEGPAWAHYKGSVPNMTINIPERNAFNIGQLYYLMEKSVAISGYLFGHNPFIQPGVEAYKKAMFAMAGKPGYEDEAKKMEKEMAGQERIIIK, from the coding sequence ATGACCAGTATAAATATTTCAGAATACAATGAAAATAATACCATAAAAAAACAGATTGACCGGGGTAAAGGTCTCTCCATTGACTCTGATAAATTCAGGGAGGGTAACCGGATATCCATTGATATCACTAATATCTTTAATGCGCCTGGTGATAATGACATAAAAAAGGATGATATTGAGTCCATTATCTCAGATGTGGCAACAGCCCACAGGATGCTCCTGGCTAACAAGGGAGACATCATGGATAACAATATCCCCATGACAGGCTGGGTTGATCTCCCGGTAAATATCTCAGCAGATCATATAGAAAGGATCAAGGCCCTCGTAAAAAAAATATCCCCAAAGATAGATGCCTTTGTATCGCTGGGGATCGGGGGCTCATACCTCGGTGTTGAGGCCACCATCAAGGCACTCACCCACAACCATTTCAATCAGCTAACTAGAGAAGCAAGGGGAAACGCACCTGAGATCTATTTTTTAGGCCAGAACATGGACCCAGACTATTTCAGGGACACCCTTGATATGCTTGATGGAAAACGCATTGCAGTAAACGTGATCTCTAAATCAGGGACAACCACTGAAACAGCTATCGCATTCAGGATCATCCGCAGACTCATGGAGAAAAACAAAGGCAAAGAGGCAGACAGCTTCATAATAGCTACAACCGATAAGCTAAAGGGTGCGCTCAAAAACCTAGCAGATAAAAAGGGTTATGAGACCTTTGTTGTGCCTGATGATATAGGCGGCAGGTTTTCTGTTTTGTCTGATGTTGGACTTATTGGGCTGGCAATGGCGAATATAGATATAGAGGAGTTTATAGCCGGGTTTAAATCCATGCGTGAGATTACCCATACTGACGATTTCTGGAAAAACCCGGCGCTTGTGCATGCGGCGGTTCGCCATGCTGCATGGCTTAAGGGTAAAAAGATAGAGGTAATAGCAACCAACTCAAACTCCCTCATGCCTGTTGCAAGGTGGATGGAGCAGCTCTTCCCTGAAAGTGAGGGGCACAGGGGCCACGGCATGTGGCTATCCACATCACTCTACTCTGAAAAGCTCCATGCGAACGGCCAGATGGTGCAGGATGGTGAGAGAAACATCCTTGAGACATTCCTTCTGCTTGAGAGACATGATAATAGCATAGATATCCCGGGGGATGCGGATAATATTGACGGCCTCAATTATTTATCTGACAGGGGCCTTGATATGAATTTCATAAACAGAAAGGTGATAGAGGGGCCTGCATGGGCGCACTATAAAGGCAGTGTTCCAAACATGACCATAAATATACCAGAAAGAAATGCATTTAATATAGGCCAGCTCTATTACCTTATGGAAAAGTCGGTTGCCATAAGCGGGTATCTTTTCGGTCACAACCCCTTTATACAGCCCGGCGTTGAGGCATATAAAAAGGCCATGTTTGCAATGGCTGGTAAACCGGGGTATGAGGATGAGGCCAAAAAGATGGAGAAAGAGATGGCCGGACAGGAGCGAATAATCATTAAATGA
- a CDS encoding XTP/dITP diphosphatase: MKMISIVIATRNKGKVEEIRELLHGYDVEVKTLDDFDPIPEVIENGKSFEENARIKAIFTAKALGLPVIADDSGLVVDVLNGAPGVYSARYAGDKATDAENNLRLLKELNGVKNRNARFETVVAIALPNGEAKTYAGKVEGVILDTPDGNMGFGYDPLFYYTPFSKTFAQMTNEEKNRISHRGMAFKKLTGEFDKILIWMAS, encoded by the coding sequence ATGAAGATGATATCTATAGTAATCGCAACCAGGAACAAAGGGAAGGTGGAGGAGATCAGGGAACTTTTACATGGCTATGATGTTGAAGTTAAAACCCTTGATGATTTTGATCCAATACCAGAGGTTATTGAGAACGGGAAGAGCTTTGAAGAAAATGCCCGCATAAAGGCGATCTTTACCGCAAAGGCGCTAGGGCTCCCTGTAATAGCAGATGATTCAGGGCTTGTTGTGGATGTGTTAAATGGCGCCCCCGGTGTATATTCTGCCCGGTACGCAGGGGATAAGGCAACAGATGCAGAAAACAACCTTAGACTTTTAAAGGAACTTAATGGGGTTAAAAATAGGAATGCCCGTTTTGAAACTGTTGTAGCAATAGCCCTGCCCAATGGTGAAGCCAAAACATATGCCGGTAAAGTAGAGGGAGTAATATTAGATACCCCTGATGGTAACATGGGCTTTGGTTATGACCCGCTCTTTTATTATACCCCCTTCTCAAAGACATTTGCCCAGATGACAAATGAAGAAAAAAACAGAATCAGCCACCGGGGCATGGCCTTTAAGAAACTCACAGGGGAGTTTGACAAAATATTAATTTGGATGGCTTCGTAA
- a CDS encoding formate dehydrogenase accessory sulfurtransferase FdhD, producing MIERKPEMNMDQYPEKIFADRISGTEVSRSFEITRFENGAPVSDRHELIGEEPLLMRIEENPYSVVMRTPGDEVFHAAGFCLAEGIVDGHTDFNSIGFCADMDPNVVEITLAPERLKKVAPLLQRKGFVSQTSCGICGKGFIDEISQILKRGDINKRLTPDEIRMAGERLEETQKLYNITRGSHAIVVLDNNLEVISKGEDVGRHNALDKAIGKALMGKKLLDAFMVVLSSRISFEMIQKANRAGIFFILSASRPTALAVELANSLNMTLVCLSDWKDIIVFSGQERIIW from the coding sequence ATGATTGAGAGAAAACCTGAAATGAACATGGATCAGTACCCGGAAAAGATCTTTGCTGACCGCATATCCGGCACTGAGGTAAGCCGATCCTTTGAAATAACAAGGTTTGAAAATGGTGCGCCTGTATCAGACCGTCATGAACTCATAGGCGAAGAACCGCTCCTTATGAGGATTGAAGAAAATCCCTATTCTGTTGTCATGCGCACACCCGGTGATGAAGTTTTTCATGCGGCAGGCTTTTGTCTTGCAGAGGGTATAGTTGATGGCCATACGGATTTCAATTCCATAGGTTTCTGCGCAGATATGGACCCCAATGTGGTCGAGATAACCCTTGCCCCTGAGAGGCTCAAAAAGGTTGCCCCCCTCCTGCAAAGAAAAGGTTTTGTAAGCCAGACCAGTTGCGGTATATGCGGTAAAGGGTTTATTGATGAGATATCCCAGATATTAAAGCGGGGCGATATAAATAAGCGGCTCACCCCGGATGAAATCCGCATGGCGGGCGAGAGGCTCGAAGAGACCCAGAAACTGTATAATATCACCCGCGGCTCTCATGCCATTGTTGTCCTTGATAATAATCTTGAGGTCATCTCAAAGGGCGAGGATGTTGGCCGCCACAATGCCCTTGACAAGGCAATCGGGAAAGCGCTTATGGGCAAAAAATTGCTTGATGCTTTTATGGTGGTGCTTTCATCCAGGATAAGCTTTGAGATGATCCAGAAGGCAAACCGTGCAGGCATATTCTTTATACTGAGCGCCTCAAGACCAACAGCCCTTGCTGTTGAGCTTGCTAATAGCCTTAATATGACCCTTGTATGCCTGAGTGACTGGAAGGATATTATAGTTTTCAGTGGACAGGAGAGGATTATATGGTAA
- a CDS encoding MOSC domain-containing protein encodes MGWFMKIVSIATSKKKGTRKTPQDSVVVKKDYGIDGDGHSGLWHRQVSFLSSESIKEAKERGLNVTFGDFAENFATEGVDWKSIPVGARLKLGETTLVEVTQIGKECHNKCAIYYQAGDCIMPREGIFAKVLEGGTVKKGDSIQIIEHD; translated from the coding sequence ATGGGATGGTTTATGAAGATAGTTTCAATAGCAACAAGCAAAAAAAAGGGAACAAGAAAAACCCCGCAGGATTCTGTAGTTGTAAAAAAGGATTACGGGATAGATGGTGATGGACATTCAGGGCTATGGCACAGGCAGGTGAGCTTTTTATCATCCGAGAGCATAAAAGAGGCAAAGGAGAGGGGCCTTAATGTTACATTTGGTGACTTTGCTGAAAATTTTGCCACTGAAGGAGTTGACTGGAAGAGTATACCCGTTGGCGCCAGGCTTAAACTCGGTGAGACAACACTGGTAGAGGTAACCCAGATCGGAAAAGAGTGCCACAACAAGTGCGCCATATATTACCAGGCGGGTGACTGCATTATGCCAAGAGAAGGCATCTTTGCCAAGGTGCTTGAAGGCGGCACAGTTAAAAAGGGTGATAGTATCCAGATAATCGAACATGATTGA
- a CDS encoding cysteine desulfurase, with product MKTINLDHLSANPLLPEVQEAMIDVIRNNYGNPSSQHSLGDAAATALEAARDAVSTLINCSTSKEMVFTSGGTESVNHAIKGVAFAKADKGKHIITSNIEHNSVIRSLKRLKLFDYNVTSVSVDKYGMVDPAEIEAAIQDDTILISIMHSNNEIGTVQPIKEISEIAKARNVLFHSDAVDSVGVIPVDVQDLGVDLLSFGSNPFYGPAGVGGLYIKRGTAIWPMLDGGVQENNKRAGTENMIGIVGMGKAAEIAKRDMGKRIAHFKRLKKKFLKELPDYLDEYVLNGHPEKSLPNHISISLKYIEGESVVLMLDDEGIAVSTRSACAAGALRASHVLLAIGHEFADAQGTMVITFGIENTEEDVERFLAVLRDTVVSLRDISPLYKK from the coding sequence ATGAAGACAATAAACCTTGACCACTTATCCGCAAACCCTCTCCTGCCTGAGGTGCAGGAGGCCATGATTGATGTAATAAGGAATAACTATGGTAACCCTTCCAGCCAGCACAGTCTGGGCGATGCTGCGGCAACTGCACTTGAGGCGGCAAGGGATGCTGTATCTACACTTATTAACTGCTCCACATCAAAGGAGATGGTTTTCACTTCCGGCGGGACAGAATCAGTAAATCATGCAATAAAGGGTGTTGCCTTTGCAAAGGCAGATAAGGGAAAGCATATAATCACCTCAAATATAGAACACAATTCCGTGATCAGGTCTCTTAAGCGCTTGAAACTGTTTGATTACAATGTAACATCTGTCTCTGTTGATAAATATGGTATGGTTGACCCTGCCGAGATAGAGGCAGCCATTCAGGATGATACCATCCTCATATCAATCATGCATTCAAACAATGAGATTGGCACCGTACAGCCCATAAAGGAGATCAGTGAGATTGCAAAGGCCCGAAATGTGCTCTTCCACAGTGATGCTGTTGACTCTGTAGGCGTTATACCTGTTGATGTGCAGGATCTAGGGGTTGATCTTTTAAGTTTCGGGTCGAACCCCTTTTATGGTCCGGCAGGAGTAGGCGGCTTATATATCAAGAGAGGGACTGCCATATGGCCCATGCTTGACGGAGGAGTGCAGGAGAACAATAAAAGGGCCGGCACAGAAAACATGATAGGCATTGTCGGCATGGGCAAGGCCGCAGAGATCGCCAAAAGGGATATGGGAAAAAGGATCGCTCACTTTAAAAGGCTCAAAAAGAAATTCTTAAAAGAGCTGCCCGATTATCTTGATGAGTATGTCCTTAATGGCCACCCGGAAAAGAGCCTTCCGAATCATATCAGCATATCGCTTAAATACATAGAGGGTGAAAGTGTTGTGCTCATGCTTGATGATGAGGGTATAGCTGTATCCACCAGGTCTGCTTGTGCAGCCGGGGCCTTAAGGGCATCCCATGTGCTGCTGGCAATTGGACATGAGTTCGCCGATGCACAGGGAACAATGGTGATAACATTCGGAATTGAAAACACGGAAGAGGATGTTGAGAGATTTCTAGCAGTGCTCAGGGATACGGTGGTTTCCTTGAGGGATATCTCGCCTCTGTATAAAAAATAG
- the nifU gene encoding Fe-S cluster assembly scaffold protein NifU, whose amino-acid sequence MYSKTVMDHFKKPRNVGTIENADAIGEVGNPLCGDMMTIYLKIENERIADIKFQTFGCGAAIAVSSMLTEMAKGKTIEEAKKITNKDVAEALEGLPKNKLHCSNLGADALLLAIKDYEDRLAGKPRPERKQRDQHEHVEKDACYCPYCDTEVGDGEAFCKACNNALVQLK is encoded by the coding sequence ATGTATTCAAAGACGGTTATGGATCATTTTAAAAAACCGAGGAATGTCGGGACAATAGAAAACGCTGATGCAATCGGTGAGGTCGGCAACCCCCTTTGCGGCGATATGATGACCATATATCTCAAGATAGAGAATGAGAGGATAGCTGATATCAAATTCCAGACCTTTGGCTGCGGCGCGGCAATAGCTGTTTCAAGCATGCTTACTGAGATGGCAAAAGGCAAGACAATAGAAGAGGCAAAAAAGATCACAAACAAGGATGTTGCAGAGGCGCTTGAAGGGCTTCCTAAAAACAAGCTCCACTGTTCAAACCTTGGGGCAGATGCCCTGCTGCTTGCAATCAAGGATTATGAAGACCGGCTGGCAGGAAAGCCCAGGCCCGAAAGGAAACAGAGGGATCAACATGAACATGTGGAAAAGGATGCCTGCTATTGCCCCTATTGCGATACTGAGGTGGGTGATGGTGAGGCATTCTGCAAGGCATGCAACAATGCGCTTGTTCAGCTCAAATAG
- a CDS encoding tetratricopeptide repeat protein, whose amino-acid sequence MKKIMLFAAFIPLILVLQIFTGCGAVNRNISHQSGMSCDEVADDALKNQNYEKSIILHEFFIKENPENGLAMYHLGYSHGQLNDHENEMKYYEEAIRLGYYGSGIFFNLGMAYGEMQRYDDAVRVFKKAIKVEPERADNHFGMALTYEKMGNLAGAEKALLKAAKLSPNDIDVNYFLGKFYLATGKKEEAFNQLEKLIKIAPDDEMTLELQGALEAVSVDNTGN is encoded by the coding sequence GTGAAAAAAATCATGTTATTCGCTGCATTTATACCCCTGATCTTAGTTTTGCAGATCTTTACCGGGTGTGGCGCTGTAAATAGAAATATCTCACATCAATCCGGGATGAGCTGCGATGAGGTGGCCGATGATGCGCTCAAGAACCAGAATTATGAAAAGAGCATTATCCTTCATGAATTTTTTATCAAGGAAAACCCTGAAAACGGTCTTGCCATGTATCACCTTGGATACAGCCACGGCCAGCTTAACGATCATGAAAATGAGATGAAATATTATGAAGAGGCGATCAGGCTGGGTTATTATGGGTCTGGCATTTTCTTTAACCTGGGGATGGCCTACGGCGAGATGCAAAGATATGATGATGCTGTCAGGGTATTTAAAAAGGCCATAAAGGTGGAGCCAGAAAGGGCAGATAACCATTTTGGCATGGCACTGACATATGAGAAAATGGGTAACCTTGCCGGGGCAGAAAAGGCATTATTAAAGGCGGCAAAACTCTCTCCCAACGATATTGATGTTAACTATTTTCTTGGAAAGTTTTACCTTGCAACCGGTAAAAAGGAAGAGGCATTCAATCAGCTTGAAAAACTCATAAAGATCGCACCTGATGATGAAATGACCCTTGAACTGCAAGGGGCGCTTGAGGCAGTAAGTGTTGATAATACCGGTAATTGA
- a CDS encoding branched-chain amino acid aminotransferase gives MEITTQKVAPDKLKKKPEDQSNLAFGDIFTDHMFVVDYKTGKGWYNPRIVPYGNFSVDPAAMAIHYGQEIFEGLKAYKADDGSIYLFRPEENIKRFNSSAIRICMPELDRSLFMDAIKKLILLEQDWIPKNQGTSLYIRPAMFASEPHLGVRPAKEYIAFIIVCPVGAYYKEGLSPIKIYVEDKYVRASVGGIGEAKTAGNYAASLLAAEEAKAKGFTQVLWLDASHRKYIEEVGTMNMFFVIDNEVITAPLAGSVLHGITRDSSIQLVKRWGMKVAEKAISIDDVIAAARNGRLTEAFGTGTAAVISPVGQITYRGEDHIVAGGKMGQLSQRLYDEIVAIQYGKKDDPFGWRVKVN, from the coding sequence ATGGAAATCACGACACAAAAAGTGGCACCGGATAAACTAAAAAAGAAACCGGAGGATCAATCAAACCTGGCTTTTGGCGATATCTTTACAGACCATATGTTTGTTGTAGATTATAAAACAGGCAAAGGCTGGTACAACCCCCGCATTGTACCATATGGAAATTTCAGCGTTGATCCTGCTGCCATGGCAATACATTATGGTCAGGAGATATTTGAGGGGCTAAAGGCATACAAGGCGGATGACGGCAGCATCTATCTCTTCAGGCCGGAGGAGAACATAAAGAGATTCAACAGTTCGGCTATACGGATTTGCATGCCTGAGCTGGACCGCTCCCTATTCATGGATGCCATTAAAAAGCTCATACTCCTTGAACAGGATTGGATACCTAAAAATCAGGGCACATCCCTTTACATACGGCCTGCAATGTTTGCATCAGAACCGCACCTTGGCGTAAGACCCGCAAAGGAATACATAGCCTTTATAATAGTTTGCCCTGTCGGGGCTTATTACAAGGAAGGGTTAAGCCCCATAAAGATATATGTAGAGGACAAATATGTAAGGGCCTCTGTCGGTGGAATAGGCGAAGCAAAAACAGCCGGAAACTATGCCGCAAGCCTTCTTGCCGCTGAAGAGGCAAAAGCAAAGGGGTTTACACAGGTTCTGTGGCTCGATGCATCACACAGGAAGTACATTGAAGAGGTGGGCACAATGAACATGTTCTTTGTTATTGATAACGAGGTCATAACCGCGCCCCTTGCCGGGAGCGTGCTTCATGGCATCACAAGGGACTCATCCATCCAGCTTGTTAAACGCTGGGGCATGAAGGTTGCTGAAAAGGCCATCTCCATAGACGATGTAATTGCTGCCGCCAGAAATGGAAGGCTTACAGAGGCATTCGGCACAGGAACAGCCGCTGTTATTTCGCCTGTTGGTCAGATCACATACAGGGGCGAAGACCATATTGTTGCAGGTGGCAAAATGGGTCAGTTGTCTCAAAGACTCTATGATGAGATAGTCGCTATACAGTATGGTAAAAAGGATGATCCCTTTGGCTGGAGGGTGAAGGTTAATTAG
- a CDS encoding alpha/beta hydrolase, whose amino-acid sequence MRKYVKWIFTGLFTLLVIAAVYPFVVGDMETLALDDVARASMPDKSFVRLSDGYTHYEWAGPENGQPVVLVCGALTPMFIWDYEFKALADAGFHVLRYDHFGRGLSDRPDYRSDLYDRQLLELLNSQNIKTPVDLVGRSMGGALTIRFADRYPERVRRFALLAPAGFRSPTPLNIRIVRWPFVGEWAMKAVGDRTIPSAVAGWIHEPGKKQEFLQKLQEQMKYKGFKQSFLATLRDMSFNQLKPDYERVGRSGKKGILIWGTEDQMVSFDQHILVQAAISSIEFHAIEGGNHDLSPEKITPLLIEFLKR is encoded by the coding sequence ATGCGTAAATATGTAAAATGGATTTTTACAGGCTTATTTACTCTGCTGGTTATCGCCGCAGTTTATCCTTTTGTGGTGGGCGATATGGAAACCCTTGCCCTGGATGATGTTGCACGGGCGTCAATGCCTGATAAATCGTTTGTAAGGCTTTCGGATGGGTATACACACTACGAATGGGCCGGACCGGAAAATGGCCAACCGGTTGTACTGGTATGCGGTGCTTTAACTCCTATGTTTATATGGGATTATGAATTCAAAGCCCTGGCAGATGCAGGATTTCATGTTCTGCGTTATGATCACTTCGGACGCGGTTTATCAGACCGGCCTGATTATAGATCTGACCTCTATGACCGGCAATTACTTGAACTGCTAAATTCACAAAATATAAAAACGCCGGTTGATTTGGTAGGCAGGTCAATGGGCGGAGCCTTAACAATCCGGTTCGCCGATCGTTATCCCGAAAGAGTTCGGAGATTTGCTCTCCTGGCGCCAGCAGGATTCAGGTCTCCTACCCCCTTGAATATAAGGATCGTTCGCTGGCCGTTTGTGGGTGAATGGGCTATGAAGGCGGTCGGAGATCGGACAATACCTTCAGCAGTAGCCGGATGGATACATGAACCTGGAAAGAAACAGGAGTTTCTGCAAAAACTTCAGGAGCAGATGAAGTACAAGGGTTTCAAACAATCATTTCTGGCCACATTAAGGGACATGTCTTTCAACCAATTGAAACCGGATTATGAACGGGTTGGCAGAAGCGGTAAAAAGGGAATCCTTATCTGGGGAACAGAAGATCAAATGGTATCATTTGATCAGCATATTCTAGTACAGGCTGCTATTTCCTCTATTGAATTCCATGCAATCGAAGGCGGAAACCATGATCTGTCACCTGAGAAAATAACACCACTGTTAATTGAATTTCTTAAACGATGA
- a CDS encoding class I SAM-dependent methyltransferase, which translates to MTIRHFIASQLRKPTGLFGSVLLSRLMNFGNREIITSTIKHLQLNDHHHVLEVGFGGGSGLRQTMNFLKSGKVTGIDYSIEMVKLVKRNFWKQIEMGKIDVRFGDVLNLQFADETFDRVFTVNAIYFWPDVLKGFSEIRRVLKHGGLVAVSLRFGVKMKRASLPKEIFQLFSPKDVSELMKEAGFSDIRINHFNQNKLTGYVVVLGMRL; encoded by the coding sequence ATGACGATAAGACATTTTATTGCTTCTCAGTTGCGAAAACCAACCGGATTGTTTGGTTCTGTTCTGCTCAGTCGTTTGATGAATTTTGGTAATCGTGAAATAATAACTTCAACTATCAAACATCTTCAGTTGAATGATCATCACCATGTTTTGGAGGTCGGATTTGGCGGTGGTTCAGGGTTAAGACAAACGATGAATTTCTTAAAAAGTGGCAAGGTAACAGGTATTGATTACTCCATTGAGATGGTAAAATTGGTCAAACGAAATTTCTGGAAACAAATAGAGATGGGAAAAATAGATGTTCGATTTGGGGATGTTTTAAATCTCCAATTTGCTGATGAAACTTTTGATCGTGTGTTTACAGTCAATGCAATATATTTCTGGCCGGATGTTCTTAAAGGATTTTCTGAAATCAGGAGAGTTCTCAAACATGGTGGCCTGGTCGCTGTTTCTCTTCGTTTCGGGGTAAAAATGAAAAGGGCATCTTTACCAAAAGAGATTTTTCAGTTGTTCTCACCAAAAGATGTATCAGAACTTATGAAGGAAGCCGGTTTTAGTGATATCCGAATCAATCATTTCAATCAAAATAAACTGACCGGATATGTAGTTGTTCTGGGAATGCGTTTATAA